One Halobaculum marinum genomic window carries:
- a CDS encoding DUF7351 domain-containing protein: MTRQATTAEDAFAALGSEPRLTVLRHLADAELDGDSALTFTELYDRFEMDSTSRLSYHLDQLTDVFVQKTDDGYSLTPAGDRVVRAVLSGTFSEQASFEPTTVDGKCPSCGHTQLGARYQDRLLTVRCPSCETTVVTYDLPPSGTKHRSAMEVLRSCNRRVHHEYAVALRGTCAQCGGPTEVTIEESDGISRFTCVTDCTQCRMRLFAPLEARLLHHPAVVSFYWQCGIDIVDIELWNLATYLEQWETEYLDGEEFRCAVTVTHGSETLRTVVDADLDVTIVDT, encoded by the coding sequence ATGACGCGCCAGGCGACAACTGCCGAGGACGCGTTCGCCGCACTTGGGAGCGAACCACGGCTCACCGTGTTGCGACACCTCGCAGACGCCGAACTCGACGGCGACTCGGCGCTCACGTTCACCGAGTTGTACGATCGATTCGAGATGGACAGCACCTCTCGACTCTCCTATCACCTCGACCAGTTGACCGACGTGTTCGTTCAGAAGACGGACGACGGGTACTCGCTGACGCCGGCAGGCGATCGCGTCGTCCGCGCCGTGCTGTCGGGCACCTTCTCCGAACAGGCGTCGTTCGAGCCGACCACCGTCGACGGGAAGTGCCCGTCCTGCGGGCACACGCAGCTCGGTGCGCGGTATCAGGACCGGTTGCTCACGGTTCGGTGTCCGTCGTGCGAGACGACCGTCGTGACGTACGATCTGCCTCCGTCCGGGACGAAGCACCGGTCGGCCATGGAGGTGTTGCGCTCCTGCAACCGACGTGTCCACCACGAATACGCTGTTGCGCTCCGAGGGACGTGCGCGCAGTGCGGTGGGCCGACTGAGGTGACCATCGAAGAGAGCGATGGCATCTCCCGGTTCACGTGTGTGACGGACTGTACGCAGTGTCGCATGCGATTGTTCGCCCCCCTCGAGGCACGGTTGCTCCACCATCCCGCCGTGGTCTCGTTCTACTGGCAGTGCGGTATCGACATCGTAGACATCGAACTGTGGAACCTCGCAACTTATCTCGAGCAGTGGGAGACAGAGTACCTCGACGGCGAGGAATTCCGGTGTGCGGTGACGGTCACACACGGGTCCGAGACGCTCCGGACCGTCGTCGACGCCGACCTCGATGTGACGATTGTCGACACGTAG
- a CDS encoding helix-turn-helix transcriptional regulator yields the protein MKESIQEIEFIARSTARVRILEELSTASELTRADLRDRVDCSRTTVQRNLEALIDKEIVSNSYRTYSLTPSGRHLAESFLDLVESTAVFGRLQPVLKWVDYGDIDLDLRHFADATLVVPDDGDPYKMINHQVDTIRDTERAYGLLSFTGLHATEVAARKVIEDGAQMEIVATPAVAETHLTEPQYREVNDAAADTGRWHIYEYPGNIPYCLIVFDDVIQLVVAEDGDPRALLESEADEVRSWATETYQSFKRDATIVLGEA from the coding sequence ATGAAGGAGTCGATTCAGGAGATCGAGTTTATCGCACGTTCGACAGCCAGAGTGCGGATTCTCGAGGAACTGTCGACTGCTTCGGAGCTCACCCGAGCCGACCTCCGAGATCGGGTCGACTGCTCTCGAACGACCGTCCAGCGGAACCTCGAAGCGCTCATCGACAAGGAAATCGTCTCGAACTCCTATCGAACGTACTCGCTCACACCGAGTGGGCGACACCTCGCGGAGTCGTTCCTCGACCTCGTCGAGTCGACGGCGGTGTTCGGCCGGCTACAGCCGGTGTTGAAGTGGGTGGACTACGGCGACATCGACCTCGACTTGCGTCACTTCGCAGACGCGACCCTCGTCGTGCCCGACGACGGTGACCCGTACAAGATGATCAACCACCAGGTCGACACGATCCGAGACACCGAGCGGGCGTACGGGCTGTTGTCGTTCACCGGATTGCACGCGACCGAAGTCGCGGCCAGGAAGGTGATCGAAGACGGCGCACAGATGGAGATCGTCGCGACCCCTGCCGTCGCCGAGACGCACCTCACCGAACCGCAGTACCGAGAGGTGAACGACGCGGCGGCGGACACGGGGCGGTGGCACATCTACGAGTATCCGGGGAACATCCCCTACTGTCTGATCGTGTTCGACGACGTGATCCAACTGGTCGTGGCCGAAGACGGCGATCCGCGTGCACTCCTCGAGAGCGAAGCCGACGAGGTCAGATCGTGGGCCACCGAGACGTACCAGTCGTTCAAACGTGACGCGACGATCGTGCTCGGTGAGGCGTGA
- a CDS encoding ABC transporter ATP-binding protein, with protein MAAIETQNLTKRYGSDVYAINDLSLTVEEGEVFGFLGPNGAGKSTTIDILLDYVRPSAGSATVLGYDAQRDADAIHQRVGILPDGYSLYDRLSGRDHIEFAVDLKGVNDDPDDVLDRVGLDASAAARPAGTYSKGMSQRLALGMALVGDPDLLILDEPSTGLDPDGIADIREITLDHAADGGTVFFSSHILSQVEAVCDRVGILNRGRLVAVDTIDGLRDAVGTGSTIRLTVNTPPRGLTADSMEGVADIVVDGDTVHATCTDPAAKIAVVDAVRAAGSTVLDIETREPSLEDLFAEYTHTEPAPTTVAEVSR; from the coding sequence ATGGCGGCGATCGAGACCCAGAACCTCACGAAACGCTACGGAAGCGACGTCTACGCCATCAACGACCTCTCGTTGACCGTCGAGGAGGGTGAGGTGTTCGGCTTCCTCGGTCCCAACGGTGCCGGCAAGTCGACGACCATCGACATCCTGCTCGATTACGTCCGTCCGTCCGCTGGCTCGGCGACAGTCCTGGGCTACGATGCCCAGCGCGATGCGGACGCGATTCACCAGCGCGTCGGCATCCTCCCGGACGGCTACAGTCTGTACGACCGGCTCAGCGGGCGCGACCACATCGAGTTCGCCGTCGATCTGAAAGGGGTGAACGACGACCCCGACGACGTGCTCGACCGCGTCGGGCTCGACGCATCGGCCGCCGCGCGACCGGCGGGGACCTACTCCAAAGGGATGAGCCAACGGCTGGCGCTCGGGATGGCGCTCGTCGGCGATCCGGACCTGCTGATCCTCGACGAGCCCTCGACGGGACTCGACCCCGACGGCATCGCCGACATCCGCGAGATCACCCTCGACCACGCCGCCGACGGCGGCACGGTGTTCTTCTCCTCGCACATCCTTAGTCAAGTCGAGGCGGTCTGTGACCGCGTCGGGATCTTGAACCGAGGGCGACTGGTCGCCGTCGACACCATCGACGGGCTCCGCGACGCCGTCGGCACCGGCTCGACTATCAGGCTGACCGTCAACACGCCACCCAGGGGGCTCACCGCAGATTCAATGGAGGGTGTCGCCGACATCGTCGTCGACGGCGACACCGTCCACGCGACGTGTACCGACCCGGCCGCGAAGATTGCCGTCGTCGACGCGGTGCGCGCGGCAGGCAGTACCGTCCTCGACATCGAGACCCGCGAACCGTCGCTCGAAGACCTCTTCGCCGAATACACCCACACGGAGCCAGCGCCCACGACGGTCGCCGAGGTGAGCCGATGA
- a CDS encoding CPBP family intramembrane glutamic endopeptidase: MNASIAEQIRNHRIASFFVLTYALSWTLETIPILLGMEPSWTRWIIDGFLSPLSPGVAAAIVLSVSGESVRGWLRDILRWRVHPMWYAFAILVPFGITYAAGVAAWLLGGPIDWAAFEVDPTSIVIGIVLGTFLGGGQEELGWRGFAQPELQARYGGLTAAVIVGVFWGLWHLPQFVFPGGMRADWPLALTASYFVGIIAFSILLAVVFNGSRGSALLAMIMHGTDNSTQGRIPLDVDTVLIDGAVNFESLVSLYISHAVLTWLVVLVVVAIVGTVLYQQRVDLGTLRSRTEVR, encoded by the coding sequence GTGAACGCCTCGATCGCAGAGCAGATTCGAAACCACCGAATCGCCTCGTTTTTCGTACTGACGTACGCCCTCTCGTGGACGCTGGAGACCATCCCGATCCTCCTCGGAATGGAGCCGTCGTGGACGCGCTGGATCATCGATGGGTTCCTCAGTCCCCTCTCGCCCGGCGTCGCCGCGGCGATCGTACTCTCCGTGAGCGGGGAGAGCGTCCGTGGATGGCTTCGCGACATCCTCCGGTGGCGCGTCCACCCCATGTGGTACGCGTTCGCCATCCTGGTCCCGTTCGGCATCACGTACGCCGCCGGTGTCGCCGCGTGGCTGCTCGGCGGCCCCATCGACTGGGCAGCGTTCGAGGTTGACCCCACCAGTATTGTCATCGGCATCGTGCTCGGGACGTTCCTCGGTGGCGGGCAGGAGGAACTCGGCTGGCGCGGGTTCGCACAGCCCGAACTCCAGGCCCGGTACGGTGGCCTCACCGCCGCTGTCATCGTCGGCGTCTTCTGGGGACTGTGGCACCTCCCGCAGTTCGTCTTCCCGGGTGGGATGCGCGCCGACTGGCCGCTCGCGCTCACCGCCTCCTACTTCGTGGGCATCATCGCGTTCTCCATTCTCCTCGCCGTCGTGTTCAACGGGTCCCGCGGGAGCGCACTCCTCGCGATGATCATGCACGGCACCGACAACTCGACGCAGGGCCGCATCCCGCTTGATGTCGACACGGTCCTCATCGACGGCGCCGTCAACTTCGAGTCGCTCGTCTCCCTCTACATCTCGCACGCGGTTCTCACGTGGCTCGTCGTGCTCGTGGTCGTCGCAATCGTCGGGACCGTACTCTACCAACAGCGAGTCGATCTGGGGACGCTTCGGTCCCGGACGGAGGTGCGGTGA
- a CDS encoding ABC transporter permease subunit has product MSWRIIARREFTDAVQSRLLWGVVAIVAIMIALTSAVPLLLPGANASALSGLGAASEFAAMLVPIVALVAAYLAIAGERESGSLRLLLALEPNRRRVVLGKFVGRSAVVVAGLSIGFLLASGVTWFVYGGVPIVPFLAVLTLTVGLGVAFVGLAIGISAATSTRSRAMTLGIASYLGLSLLWDLIPQGAHLVVEGGPPSGSVPGWFLLLEGFSPSGAYSALVIRAISASDPSMPSAADLLGGTLPVYLEWWVFALILLAWTVLPLVAGYWTFARADLN; this is encoded by the coding sequence ATGAGCTGGCGGATCATCGCGCGCCGGGAGTTCACGGACGCGGTCCAATCCCGGCTCCTCTGGGGCGTCGTCGCCATCGTCGCTATCATGATCGCGTTGACGTCTGCCGTCCCACTACTGCTCCCTGGCGCGAACGCGTCCGCACTCTCGGGTCTGGGCGCCGCCAGCGAGTTCGCCGCGATGCTGGTTCCGATCGTCGCGCTCGTCGCCGCGTACCTCGCCATCGCTGGCGAACGGGAGTCGGGGAGCCTGCGACTCCTGCTCGCGCTCGAACCGAACCGTCGGCGGGTCGTCCTCGGGAAGTTCGTCGGCCGGAGCGCCGTCGTCGTCGCGGGGCTGAGTATCGGCTTCCTGCTGGCCAGTGGCGTCACGTGGTTCGTCTACGGGGGCGTCCCGATCGTCCCGTTCCTGGCCGTGTTGACGCTCACCGTCGGCCTTGGGGTCGCCTTCGTGGGCCTCGCGATCGGCATCTCCGCGGCGACGAGCACCCGTTCACGAGCGATGACGCTGGGCATCGCCAGCTATCTCGGGCTGTCTCTCCTCTGGGACCTGATCCCACAAGGTGCCCACCTTGTCGTCGAGGGGGGTCCGCCCAGCGGGTCCGTCCCCGGCTGGTTCCTCCTACTCGAGGGGTTCAGTCCGTCCGGTGCCTACAGCGCTCTCGTGATCCGCGCGATCAGCGCCAGCGATCCGTCCATGCCCAGTGCTGCGGACCTGCTCGGTGGGACACTGCCGGTCTACCTGGAGTGGTGGGTGTTCGCGCTCATCCTCCTCGCGTGGACCGTCCTGCCGCTCGTGGCCGGCTACTGGACGTTCGCACGAGCAGACCTGAACTGA
- a CDS encoding Tm-1-like ATP-binding domain-containing protein — translation MAVVLVGTLDTKGEEFAFARDVIEAQGVDVHIIDVGVLDAPEIEPDTTAAEVAEAAGTTLEALRDDGDRGEAMTAMGKGAAAIVTDLHESGMLDGVLGLGGSGNTSIATTAMRALPVGVPKFMVSTMASGDTEPYVGSSDIAMMYSVADIEGLNQLSRRVISNAALAMVGMVTNEPDVTVEDRPTIGMTMFGVTTPCVQTAREYLEDAGYETIVFHATGTGGKAMEELIRQGIIDGVLDVTTTEWADELVGGVLNAGPDRLDAAAETGTPQVVSTGALDMVNFGPRDSVPDEFEGRQFHIHNPQVTLMRTTPAECAELGSIIANKLNSATGPTALVLPLAGVSMLDVEGEEFYDPEADGALFDALRENIASDVELLQLETDINDEAFARALAEKLDEYMRASGVGP, via the coding sequence ATGGCCGTCGTTCTGGTTGGTACGCTCGATACGAAAGGTGAGGAGTTCGCCTTTGCCCGTGATGTGATCGAAGCGCAGGGCGTCGATGTTCACATCATTGACGTAGGCGTGCTGGATGCTCCCGAGATCGAGCCGGACACGACCGCTGCCGAGGTGGCTGAGGCTGCTGGAACGACCCTTGAGGCGCTACGCGACGATGGTGATCGGGGCGAGGCGATGACTGCAATGGGCAAGGGGGCCGCCGCCATCGTCACCGACCTACACGAGTCGGGAATGTTGGACGGCGTGCTCGGACTCGGTGGGTCTGGGAACACGTCGATTGCGACCACGGCGATGCGAGCCCTCCCAGTGGGTGTGCCGAAGTTCATGGTCTCGACGATGGCTTCGGGTGACACTGAACCGTACGTGGGTTCGTCGGACATCGCGATGATGTACTCGGTTGCCGACATCGAGGGACTCAATCAGCTCTCACGGCGGGTCATCTCGAACGCCGCGCTGGCGATGGTCGGGATGGTCACCAACGAGCCGGACGTGACGGTCGAGGACCGTCCGACGATTGGCATGACGATGTTCGGCGTCACCACTCCCTGTGTCCAAACCGCTCGAGAGTATCTCGAAGATGCGGGCTACGAAACCATCGTCTTTCACGCCACAGGCACCGGCGGGAAGGCGATGGAGGAGCTCATCCGCCAGGGCATCATTGACGGCGTGCTTGATGTGACGACGACAGAATGGGCGGACGAACTCGTCGGTGGCGTGCTCAACGCTGGGCCAGATAGGTTGGATGCAGCTGCGGAGACTGGCACCCCACAGGTCGTCTCGACGGGAGCACTCGATATGGTGAACTTCGGCCCGCGTGACTCAGTCCCGGACGAGTTCGAAGGACGACAGTTCCACATTCACAACCCGCAGGTGACGTTGATGCGAACGACTCCAGCGGAGTGTGCCGAGTTGGGTAGCATCATCGCGAACAAACTGAACAGCGCGACCGGCCCGACGGCGTTGGTTCTCCCGCTCGCTGGAGTCTCGATGCTCGACGTTGAGGGAGAGGAGTTCTACGACCCTGAGGCCGATGGGGCGCTGTTCGATGCGCTTCGCGAGAACATTGCGTCGGATGTCGAACTACTCCAACTGGAGACAGACATCAACGACGAGGCGTTCGCACGCGCGTTGGCTGAAAAGCTGGACGAGTACATGCGTGCATCCGGTGTCGGGCCCTGA
- a CDS encoding cupin domain-containing protein: MSDYFVEPDDVESQLFDWGALKWMSTPEVTGGDRFSAGVVKLEPGKGHERHTHPESDEILYVVRGEGEQEVADETRDIETGDMVFIPEGVEHGTVNIGWEPLVLLAVYAPPGPEDVLRDLPECEIVPAGKLPTPENVDPEAK; the protein is encoded by the coding sequence ATGAGCGACTACTTCGTCGAACCCGACGACGTGGAGAGTCAACTGTTCGACTGGGGCGCCCTCAAGTGGATGAGCACGCCCGAGGTTACCGGTGGCGACCGATTCAGCGCTGGCGTCGTGAAACTCGAACCAGGAAAGGGGCACGAGCGACACACCCACCCTGAGAGCGACGAGATCTTGTACGTCGTTCGGGGCGAGGGCGAGCAAGAAGTCGCCGACGAGACCCGTGATATCGAGACCGGCGACATGGTGTTCATCCCCGAAGGCGTCGAGCACGGGACGGTCAACATCGGGTGGGAACCACTCGTCTTGCTGGCGGTGTATGCACCGCCGGGGCCAGAAGACGTTCTTCGTGACCTGCCAGAGTGCGAGATCGTCCCTGCCGGTAAGCTACCGACACCGGAGAACGTTGATCCGGAGGCGAAGTAA
- a CDS encoding right-handed parallel beta-helix repeat-containing protein yields MTVFEQDFLSRQEIGSTEFNMRADRVNDPVERTVTATLENQGDGEAEIWVRLNCASNPFSPPLTTWRTEEVSIPVVAQGDGSTPTPTPTPEPDTPTPTPTPTPEPATPTPTPTPEPDTPTPTPTPTPEPDTPTPTPTPEPATPTPTPTPEPATPTPTPTPEPATPTPTPASTDVDSCTTITESGTYDLTSDIDASDDGPCIHIRASDVTLEGNGNTISGPGGEDSLGLLVYNGPADGFGDGERLTNVTVRDVEIADWGEGVRAGPEAGSPGPQVELDGVTLSNAGGIGLYGADDSVLRDVTVTDSKNGLYLWETSNVVGEGITLADNAGVGLFLAQVVEDSRFSDVTISGNEGGGIAFSTDAAGNTVTDATVENNDEYGVRFSDSRDNLFEQSTVAGSSSPAVIADNAAGDQVEAVTIRSGEAAAVEIRSDSDLGLADVSIDSQISVRTPDGGSPASFDATRDNPVRISTTAVDELGGDQPGEALVERGVTVSNADSNVVATFEPSDPGPDASVQLFRFVGGSWSPIDGATGSSPTATLSGSESVAPFGVRAVEPDDEETPEAPTPDDADDEQPPETPTPDDADDEQPPETPTPDDADDEQPPETPTPDDADDEQPPETPTPDDESSDTQATTERTLEIISTAENEFEYEFVFEGTAEKSETDTMAADSSDDVESRDDGTVVISGSTGDNSGDAFAVTGEFVSGTITGGESNYEILLGGDDITDQVTAVDDSDDDEDTDVDDVEMSVLRILSTEDNQFEYEIVVAGTAVKSETDTEAADSSDDVETRGDGTVVIFGSTGDNSGDAYEITGTVEEARVIGVSDGFEILVDGEPIDVETAAESDSDDADDSDDAEERIDATIGGVGASPV; encoded by the coding sequence TTGACTGTCTTCGAGCAGGACTTCCTCTCCAGACAGGAGATCGGTAGCACCGAGTTCAACATGCGCGCCGACCGCGTCAACGACCCCGTCGAGCGGACAGTTACGGCGACCTTGGAGAACCAGGGAGACGGAGAAGCCGAAATCTGGGTCAGACTGAACTGCGCGAGCAATCCCTTCAGTCCGCCGCTGACGACGTGGAGGACTGAGGAGGTCAGCATCCCAGTCGTCGCGCAGGGCGATGGGTCGACGCCGACGCCGACACCCACGCCGGAGCCAGACACACCTACGCCAACTCCGACGCCAACGCCGGAACCAGCTACACCTACACCTACGCCAACGCCGGAGCCAGACACACCTACACCTACACCTACGCCAACGCCGGAGCCAGACACACCTACGCCAACTCCGACGCCAGAACCAGCTACACCAACACCCACGCCAACGCCGGAACCAGCTACACCTACACCTACGCCGACGCCGGAACCAGCTACACCTACGCCGACGCCAGCGTCCACCGATGTCGATAGTTGTACCACGATCACCGAGTCCGGGACGTACGACCTCACTAGCGACATCGACGCGTCCGACGATGGGCCCTGCATCCACATCCGTGCGAGCGACGTCACGCTCGAGGGCAACGGCAACACGATCAGCGGCCCCGGCGGCGAAGACTCCCTGGGACTGCTCGTGTACAACGGTCCCGCAGACGGCTTCGGCGACGGCGAGCGGTTGACGAACGTCACCGTCCGCGACGTCGAGATCGCCGACTGGGGCGAGGGCGTCCGCGCAGGGCCCGAAGCGGGGAGCCCCGGGCCGCAGGTCGAGTTGGACGGAGTCACGCTCAGTAACGCCGGCGGCATCGGGCTGTACGGCGCCGACGACAGTGTCCTCCGGGACGTGACCGTCACCGACAGCAAGAACGGTCTCTACCTGTGGGAGACGTCGAACGTGGTCGGTGAGGGGATCACACTCGCTGACAACGCGGGCGTCGGCCTGTTCCTCGCGCAGGTCGTCGAGGACAGTCGGTTCTCTGACGTAACCATCTCTGGAAACGAGGGCGGCGGAATCGCGTTCAGCACCGACGCCGCCGGGAACACCGTCACGGACGCCACTGTGGAGAACAACGACGAGTACGGCGTTCGGTTCTCCGACTCCAGAGACAACCTGTTCGAACAGTCGACTGTCGCGGGGTCCAGTAGTCCGGCAGTCATCGCCGACAACGCCGCCGGCGACCAGGTGGAGGCTGTCACCATCCGGAGCGGCGAGGCCGCCGCAGTCGAGATCCGTTCGGACAGTGACCTCGGCTTGGCCGACGTGTCCATCGACTCGCAGATCAGTGTACGCACTCCAGACGGTGGCTCGCCAGCGTCGTTCGACGCCACCCGTGACAACCCCGTTCGGATCTCGACGACAGCCGTCGACGAGCTCGGCGGCGACCAGCCCGGTGAAGCGCTCGTCGAGCGCGGGGTGACCGTCAGCAATGCCGATTCGAACGTCGTAGCCACGTTCGAGCCGTCGGACCCCGGACCGGATGCCAGCGTGCAACTGTTCCGGTTCGTCGGGGGCAGCTGGTCGCCGATCGACGGTGCGACTGGATCGTCGCCGACGGCGACGCTTTCCGGGTCGGAGTCTGTCGCCCCCTTCGGCGTCAGAGCAGTGGAGCCTGACGACGAAGAGACACCAGAGGCACCGACACCCGACGACGCTGACGACGAACAGCCGCCAGAGACACCCACTCCTGACGACGCTGACGACGAACAACCGCCAGAGACACCGACACCCGACGACGCTGACGACGAACAACCGCCAGAGACACCGACACCCGACGACGCTGACGACGAGCAACCGCCAGAGACGCCCACTCCCGACGACGAGAGTAGCGACACCCAAGCGACGACCGAACGGACACTCGAGATCATCTCCACAGCGGAAAACGAGTTCGAGTACGAGTTCGTCTTCGAGGGAACCGCCGAGAAGAGCGAGACGGACACGATGGCAGCCGACTCGAGTGACGACGTCGAATCGAGAGACGACGGGACAGTGGTCATCTCCGGGTCAACCGGTGACAACTCCGGAGACGCGTTCGCCGTCACCGGGGAGTTCGTCAGCGGCACGATCACCGGTGGTGAGTCGAACTACGAGATTCTGCTCGGTGGCGACGACATCACCGACCAAGTAACCGCAGTGGACGACTCCGACGACGACGAAGACACCGATGTCGACGATGTCGAAATGTCGGTGTTGCGGATCCTCTCGACGGAGGACAACCAGTTCGAGTACGAGATCGTCGTCGCCGGCACCGCTGTGAAGAGCGAAACGGACACCGAGGCCGCCGACTCGAGCGACGATGTCGAGACGAGAGGCGACGGGACGGTGGTCATCTTTGGCTCGACCGGCGACAACTCCGGCGACGCGTACGAGATCACCGGAACGGTCGAGGAGGCTCGCGTGATCGGTGTGAGTGACGGGTTCGAGATTCTGGTCGACGGGGAGCCTATCGACGTTGAGACGGCAGCCGAATCGGATTCCGACGACGCAGACGATAGCGACGACGCCGAAGAGAGGATCGATGCGACCATCGGTGGCGTCGGCGCCTCCCCAGTCTGA
- a CDS encoding CPBP family intramembrane glutamic endopeptidase: MPATPLGDDAQTRPESGIDRSFSQSQLRRGVIILLAFVAMRALLWGPLWTQPTPADPLQFGGLVLVTIIVGSVGLVYVGFTRWVGVDIVSWWVDREYLLRDLVWGVAGFVLALLVTLGVAVGGQSLLGPPPSNAPVAVAPSPIGTLLLLVFGLAVASFQEETLFRGFLQTELASRYGAWPAVVLQAGAFSVAHVGYYPLTAWYLFVASFASGLVYGWLRKRRGRLLAPGIAHGLLG, from the coding sequence GTGCCCGCAACTCCACTCGGCGACGACGCACAGACACGACCCGAATCCGGCATCGATCGCTCGTTCAGCCAGTCCCAACTCCGACGTGGCGTGATCATCCTCCTCGCGTTCGTCGCGATGCGTGCGCTCCTCTGGGGACCGCTCTGGACGCAGCCAACGCCCGCCGACCCACTCCAGTTCGGCGGACTGGTGCTCGTGACGATCATCGTCGGCTCGGTCGGACTCGTCTACGTCGGATTCACCAGGTGGGTCGGCGTGGACATCGTCTCGTGGTGGGTCGATCGAGAGTACCTGCTCCGGGACCTCGTGTGGGGGGTCGCCGGGTTCGTCCTCGCGCTCCTCGTCACACTGGGGGTGGCGGTCGGAGGCCAGTCACTGCTCGGGCCACCTCCGTCGAACGCGCCGGTCGCGGTCGCTCCGTCGCCGATTGGGACGCTCCTCCTCCTCGTGTTCGGACTCGCGGTCGCCTCATTCCAGGAGGAGACGCTGTTCCGGGGCTTCCTCCAGACCGAGCTCGCGAGCCGATACGGAGCGTGGCCCGCGGTGGTCCTCCAGGCCGGCGCGTTTTCAGTCGCCCACGTTGGGTACTACCCACTCACAGCGTGGTACCTGTTCGTGGCGTCGTTCGCTAGTGGGCTCGTCTACGGCTGGCTCCGAAAGCGCCGCGGGCGACTCCTCGCGCCGGGAATCGCTCACGGGTTGCTCGGGTGA
- a CDS encoding 2-oxo acid dehydrogenase subunit E2, with translation MGDRRDRVEPFPTRRRGTVDYMRAAGRRSNVHGLIEVDVTEARRRIEAIEVETGDSLSFTGFLVYCLARALDDHPHVNAYRDWRGRVHVFEAVDVNVLVETTIRGDRMAVPHVVRTANDRSVRSIHDEIRTAQEAADPTNLSRLGELAFRLPGAIRRLVWRLPQWFPRRWRDVAGTVSVTSVGMFGAGGGWAISPTNYTVQLTVGGISEKPRFVDGKITTREILHLTVTFDHDVVDGGPAARFVQRLRDLIEAAHGLDPPTDG, from the coding sequence ATGGGCGACCGCAGGGATCGAGTCGAGCCGTTCCCCACCCGTCGACGTGGGACGGTCGATTACATGCGGGCGGCAGGCCGCCGGAGCAACGTTCACGGCCTCATCGAGGTCGACGTGACCGAAGCACGCCGGCGTATCGAGGCCATCGAGGTGGAGACGGGTGACTCGCTGTCGTTCACCGGCTTTCTCGTCTACTGTCTCGCGCGTGCGCTCGACGACCACCCGCACGTCAACGCCTATCGCGACTGGCGTGGGCGGGTCCACGTGTTCGAAGCCGTCGACGTGAACGTCCTCGTCGAGACGACGATTCGCGGTGACCGGATGGCCGTTCCGCACGTCGTCAGGACGGCGAACGATCGGTCCGTACGCTCGATCCACGACGAGATCCGGACGGCACAGGAAGCCGCAGACCCGACGAACCTCTCACGACTGGGCGAGTTGGCGTTTCGGCTTCCGGGGGCCATTCGACGACTCGTCTGGCGGCTCCCACAGTGGTTCCCCCGACGGTGGAGGGACGTCGCGGGGACGGTCAGTGTCACCTCCGTGGGGATGTTCGGAGCGGGAGGTGGGTGGGCGATCAGTCCGACGAACTACACCGTGCAGTTGACCGTCGGTGGCATCAGCGAGAAACCCCGATTCGTCGACGGAAAGATCACGACGCGAGAGATCCTCCACCTCACCGTGACGTTCGACCACGACGTCGTCGACGGTGGCCCCGCTGCACGGTTCGTCCAGCGGTTACGGGACCTCATCGAGGCTGCGCACGGACTGGACCCGCCGACCGACGGGTGA